A part of Patescibacteria group bacterium genomic DNA contains:
- a CDS encoding oligosaccharide flippase family protein codes for MPLPIKQKLKSLLIWSQRWTKTDMIYAAKGGFWITFEKITFNALGAVSIIAFANLLSRESYGIYQYILSVAAMFSIFNLPGVDTALTFSVAAGREGSYFDAFKSKLKFGLIATLVSLSFSVYYFWHGNSVLGLSFAMVGVFLPIVEALYLYNSFLLGKKQFKHYSSNNIAEKIICSSLIIIALFFTKSVPLIILAFYVPRMLIRIYFIIKYWRLFPPNKEKDSAVIGFGKHLTIMNVLGIVSSQIDNILVFQWLGAAPAAIYAFAITPISKMQDFIMGNINSLAMPKVGEKSELDLKRIIPKKVARLTLLILPLVAVYILAAPFIFKILLPQYAPAVIYTQILSLTLLFQPKSLFSLALTAQTKKKELYIANTLIPALKIILFFALLPFFGIWGMVAAIVFSEALSWLIFAILYKKS; via the coding sequence ATGCCTTTACCAATTAAACAAAAATTAAAATCTCTGCTGATCTGGTCGCAACGCTGGACCAAGACGGACATGATCTACGCCGCCAAGGGCGGTTTTTGGATTACCTTTGAAAAAATAACTTTCAACGCCCTGGGCGCTGTCTCGATCATTGCTTTTGCCAATCTGCTTAGCCGGGAAAGCTATGGCATTTACCAATATATCCTGTCCGTGGCGGCGATGTTTTCAATCTTCAATCTTCCGGGCGTCGATACGGCGCTCACTTTCTCCGTCGCGGCCGGACGCGAGGGCTCGTATTTTGACGCTTTTAAAAGCAAGTTGAAATTCGGCTTGATCGCTACCTTGGTTTCGCTGTCTTTTTCCGTTTATTATTTTTGGCACGGAAATTCTGTTTTAGGATTGAGCTTTGCCATGGTCGGCGTCTTCTTGCCGATTGTCGAGGCTCTTTATCTTTACAACTCATTCTTGCTCGGCAAAAAACAATTCAAACATTACAGCTCGAACAATATTGCCGAAAAAATAATCTGTTCCAGTCTTATCATTATCGCCCTGTTCTTTACCAAGAGCGTTCCCCTGATAATTCTGGCTTTTTACGTGCCAAGAATGCTGATCAGGATTTATTTCATCATCAAATACTGGCGGCTGTTTCCGCCGAATAAAGAAAAAGATTCGGCCGTGATCGGATTCGGCAAGCACTTAACCATAATGAATGTCTTGGGCATTGTCTCTTCGCAAATTGACAATATTTTGGTTTTTCAATGGCTCGGCGCCGCTCCGGCGGCAATTTACGCCTTTGCTATCACTCCGATTTCCAAAATGCAGGATTTCATCATGGGCAATATCAATTCCCTGGCCATGCCTAAAGTAGGAGAAAAATCCGAGCTTGACCTGAAGAGGATCATTCCCAAAAAAGTGGCCAGATTGACCTTGCTCATCCTGCCGCTCGTCGCCGTTTATATCTTGGCCGCGCCTTTTATTTTTAAAATTCTTTTGCCCCAATACGCGCCGGCGGTGATTTATACGCAAATTTTATCGCTCACCCTGCTCTTCCAGCCCAAATCGCTTTTTTCCTTGGCGCTTACCGCCCAGACCAAGAAAAAAGAATTATATATCGCCAATACCTTGATTCCGGCGCTAAAAATAATCTTATTTTTCGCCTTATTGCCGTTTTTCGGGATCTGGGGGATGGTTGCGGCCATTGTTTTTTCCGAAGCGTTAAGCTGGCTGATCTTTGCCATCCTCTACAAAAAATCATAA
- a CDS encoding glycosyltransferase family 61 protein, producing MNKALPENIKEKDLFRFDKNIARPIPPHEIKEINDVFFNSDNIIFKDGKILPASFINGTLEYYFKFPRVNFNITKRYLGWKKFLADPFLLTSMFFKKKIIITEPCLCFTDTWSIGYFHWLLDALPRLITAEKYIDQTLIVLPAKYKKIGYVAESLKIFGIKNIRWVENGEILLIKKLIVPNHLAPSGNYDPEIMQKLIKKLKNYQTGQRLNLGDKIYLSRQKARRRKIKNEREILPIFSKYGFKKIILENYKWEDQISICQNARYLTSNHGAGLANLIFMGEGGKILELGGGQNPFYCFFSLAQKVNLRYYYQVCGYSFSLSKKDNHKNNLIVNAEELEKNIKLMLS from the coding sequence ATGAACAAAGCCCTCCCCGAAAATATTAAGGAAAAAGACCTGTTTCGTTTTGATAAAAATATTGCCCGCCCCATACCGCCTCATGAAATAAAAGAAATTAACGATGTTTTTTTTAATTCAGACAACATAATCTTTAAAGATGGTAAAATACTTCCTGCTTCTTTCATCAACGGCACACTAGAATATTATTTTAAATTTCCTCGCGTAAATTTTAACATTACAAAAAGATATCTGGGATGGAAAAAATTTTTAGCTGATCCTTTTTTATTAACCAGCATGTTTTTCAAGAAAAAAATAATCATTACCGAACCCTGCCTTTGTTTTACGGATACTTGGAGTATCGGTTATTTCCACTGGCTTTTAGACGCTTTGCCGCGCCTGATAACGGCAGAAAAATACATCGATCAAACCTTAATCGTCTTGCCGGCAAAATATAAAAAAATTGGTTATGTTGCGGAAAGTCTCAAAATTTTCGGCATTAAGAATATCCGCTGGGTGGAAAACGGCGAAATTTTATTAATCAAAAAATTAATTGTCCCCAACCACTTAGCCCCTTCGGGAAATTATGATCCGGAAATAATGCAAAAATTAATCAAGAAGCTAAAAAATTACCAAACCGGTCAGCGATTGAATCTTGGCGATAAAATTTATCTCAGCCGGCAAAAGGCCAGAAGAAGAAAAATTAAAAATGAACGGGAAATACTGCCAATCTTCTCAAAATACGGCTTCAAAAAAATAATTTTGGAAAATTATAAATGGGAAGATCAAATCAGCATCTGCCAGAACGCCCGATATCTCACCAGCAATCATGGCGCCGGTCTTGCTAACTTGATTTTTATGGGCGAAGGCGGAAAAATTTTGGAATTGGGCGGCGGACAAAACCCATTCTATTGTTTTTTTTCTTTGGCGCAAAAAGTCAACCTCCGCTACTATTATCAGGTCTGCGGATATTCTTTCTCATTATCCAAAAAAGATAACCATAAAAATAACCTCATTGTCAACGCTGAAGAACTAGAAAAAAACATCAAGCTAATGCTTAGTTAG